The Musa acuminata AAA Group cultivar baxijiao chromosome BXJ2-2, Cavendish_Baxijiao_AAA, whole genome shotgun sequence genome has a segment encoding these proteins:
- the LOC103976457 gene encoding boron transporter 4 isoform X1 produces MAQLKTPLGGIINDVKGRASCYKQDWICGCHSGMSILAPTMYIFFASALPVIAFGEQLSKDTDGALSTVETLASTAICGVIHSVIGGQPMLIVGVAEPTVIMYTYLYSFAKGREDLGGRLYLAWAGWVCVWTAVMLFLLSIFNASAIISRFTRIADELFGMLITVLFFQEAIKGVVSEFRVPKGEDRTLPIFQFEWLYTNGLLGIIFAAGLLLTAMKSRRARSWKYGTGWLRGLTADYGVPLMVLLWTAMSYAVPNKVPSGVPRRLFSPLPWEAKSLYHWTVAKDMLSVPPVYIFAAIIPALMVAGLYFFDHSVASQMAQQKEFNLKKPSAYHYDILVLGFMVLVCGLLGIPPSNGVLPQSPMHTKSLAVLKRRIIRKKMVETAKESIRQQATNSEMYGKMQEVFVKMDEGSTVIQQLLQDSIGFSAIYRRFRPVQSISIDKELKNLKDAVMGNGAGGDDSKGAFDPEKHIDAHLPVRVNEQRVTNLLQSLLVGACLAAMPVIKMIPTSVLWGYFAYMAIDSLPGNQFWERTLLLLITPSRRYKVLEGMHASFVESVPFRQIAAFTIFQFLYLLLCFGVTWIPIAGILFPLPFFVLLSIRQHVLPKFFHPHHLWELDAAEYDEIAGTPRRARSFSFKEGEASTSDSDDGRVEVCDAEILDDLTTHRGELKHRNKSFNDDRFHQVHPDKNTQIG; encoded by the exons ATGGCTCAACTCAAGACTCCCTTGGGGGGGATCATCAACGATGTCAAAGGAAGAGCCTCATGCTACAAGCAAGACTGGATCTGCGGATGTCACTCGGGCATGAG CATATTGGCTCCAACAATGTACATCTTCTTTGCCTCCGCACTTCCTGTCATCGCCTTCGGAGAACAACTCAGTAAAGACACCG ATGGAGCTCTGAGCACCGTCGAAACTTTGGCTTCTACCGCCATCTGTGGCGTCATACACTCCGTCATCGGCGGGCAGCCAATGTTGATCGTGGGAGTCGCAGAGCCTACCGTGATTATGTACACGTACCTGTACAGCTTCGCTAAAGGACGTGAAGATCTGGGAGGGCGTCTATACTTGGCCTGGGCAGGATG GGTCTGCGTGTGGACTGCTGTAATGCTATTTCTTCTCTCAATTTTTAATGCTTCTGCTATCATTAGTAGATTCACAAGAATTGCGGATGAACTCTTCGGAATGCTGATCACAGTTCTGTTCTTCCAAGAAGCTATTAAG GGGGTCGTAAGTGAATTCAGAGTACCCAAAGGTGAAGACCGAACTCTACCAATCTTCCAGTTTGAGTGGCTGTACACAAATGGGCTCCTGGGGATCATATTTGCTGCTGGTCTTCTTCTTACCGCAATGAAGAGCAGGAGGGCGAGATCATGGAAGTACGGCACAG GGTGGCTCAGAGGTCTTACCGCGGACTATGGTGTGCCTTTGATGGTCTTGTTGTGGACGGCCATGTCATACGCTGTCCCCAACAAGGTTCCTTctggagttccaaggaggctcttCAGTCCTCTTCCATGGGAAGCCAAATCTTTGTACCATTGGACTGTTGCAAAG GATATGCTGTCTGTTCCTCCAGTATACATCTTCGCTGCCATCATACCTGCATTGATGGTCGCAGGACTCTACTTCTTCGACCACAGCGTCGCCTCCCAGATGGCACAGCAGAAGGAGTTCAATCTGAAGAAACCCTCCGCCTACCACTACGACATTTTGGTCCTCGGCTTCATG GTTCTGGTTTGTGGGTTGCTCGGAATCCCCCCTTCCAATGGCGTCCTCCCTCAGTCCCCCATGCACACCAAGAGCCTTGCTGTCCTCAAGAGGCGG ATAATCCGCAAGAAGATGGTGGAGACTGCCAAGGAGAGCATAAGGCAGCAAGCGACCAACTCGGAGATGTATGGGAAGATGCAAGAGGTGTTCGTCAAAATGGACGAGGGGTCTACGGTAATACAACAGCTCTTGCAAGATTCGATAGGATTCAGTGCGATTTACCGGAGATTTCGTCCCGTGCAGAGCATCTCGATCGATAAAGAACTGAAGAACTTGAAGGACGCAGTCATGGGCAACGGCGCCGGCGGAGACGATTCCAAGGGAGCGTTCGATCCGGAGAAGCACATCGACGCCCACTTGCCTGTTCGGGTCAACGAGCAAAGAGTGACCAACCTCCTGCAGTCGCTGCTCGTGGGTGCTTGCCTTGCAGCCATGCCCGTCATCAAGATGATACCCACATCCGTCCTCTGGGGTTACTTCGCTTACATGGCCATCGACAGTCTGCCCGGAAACCAGTTCTGGGAGCGGACACTGCTTCTGCTCATCACTCCCAGCCGGCGTTACAA GGTCTTGGAAGGGATGCATGCTTCGTTCGTGGAATCGGTTCCCTTCAGGCAGATCGCTGCCTTCACGATCTTCCAGTTCCTTTACCTGCTGCTGTGCTTTGGGGTGACATGGATACCCATAGCAGGAATCCTCTTCCCATTGCCATTCTTCGTCCTGCTCAGCATCAGACAGCACGTCCTCCCCAAGTTCTTCCATCCGCACCATCTCTGGGAGCTGGACGCGGCTGAGTACGATGAGATCGCCGGCACCCCTCGCCGCGCTCGCAGCTTTTCGTTTAAG GAAGGAGAAGCGTCGACGTCGGACAGCGATGACGGCCGTGTGGAAGTGTGCGACGCTGAGATACTGGACGACCTCACCACCCACAGAGGCGAACTCAAGCATCGAAACAAGAGCTTCAACGATGACAGGTTCCACCAG GTTCATCCCGATAAGAACACGCAGATCGGATGA
- the LOC103976457 gene encoding boron transporter 4 isoform X2, whose amino-acid sequence MAQLKTPLGGIINDVKGRASCYKQDWICGCHSGMSILAPTMYIFFASALPVIAFGEQLSKDTDGALSTVETLASTAICGVIHSVIGGQPMLIVGVAEPTVIMYTYLYSFAKGREDLGGRLYLAWAGWVCVWTAVMLFLLSIFNASAIISRFTRIADELFGMLITVLFFQEAIKGVVSEFRVPKGEDRTLPIFQFEWLYTNGLLGIIFAAGLLLTAMKSRRARSWKYGTGWLRGLTADYGVPLMVLLWTAMSYAVPNKVPSGVPRRLFSPLPWEAKSLYHWTVAKDMLSVPPVYIFAAIIPALMVAGLYFFDHSVASQMAQQKEFNLKKPSAYHYDILVLGFMVLVCGLLGIPPSNGVLPQSPMHTKSLAVLKRRIIRKKMVETAKESIRQQATNSEMYGKMQEVFVKMDEGSTSISIDKELKNLKDAVMGNGAGGDDSKGAFDPEKHIDAHLPVRVNEQRVTNLLQSLLVGACLAAMPVIKMIPTSVLWGYFAYMAIDSLPGNQFWERTLLLLITPSRRYKVLEGMHASFVESVPFRQIAAFTIFQFLYLLLCFGVTWIPIAGILFPLPFFVLLSIRQHVLPKFFHPHHLWELDAAEYDEIAGTPRRARSFSFKEGEASTSDSDDGRVEVCDAEILDDLTTHRGELKHRNKSFNDDRFHQVHPDKNTQIG is encoded by the exons ATGGCTCAACTCAAGACTCCCTTGGGGGGGATCATCAACGATGTCAAAGGAAGAGCCTCATGCTACAAGCAAGACTGGATCTGCGGATGTCACTCGGGCATGAG CATATTGGCTCCAACAATGTACATCTTCTTTGCCTCCGCACTTCCTGTCATCGCCTTCGGAGAACAACTCAGTAAAGACACCG ATGGAGCTCTGAGCACCGTCGAAACTTTGGCTTCTACCGCCATCTGTGGCGTCATACACTCCGTCATCGGCGGGCAGCCAATGTTGATCGTGGGAGTCGCAGAGCCTACCGTGATTATGTACACGTACCTGTACAGCTTCGCTAAAGGACGTGAAGATCTGGGAGGGCGTCTATACTTGGCCTGGGCAGGATG GGTCTGCGTGTGGACTGCTGTAATGCTATTTCTTCTCTCAATTTTTAATGCTTCTGCTATCATTAGTAGATTCACAAGAATTGCGGATGAACTCTTCGGAATGCTGATCACAGTTCTGTTCTTCCAAGAAGCTATTAAG GGGGTCGTAAGTGAATTCAGAGTACCCAAAGGTGAAGACCGAACTCTACCAATCTTCCAGTTTGAGTGGCTGTACACAAATGGGCTCCTGGGGATCATATTTGCTGCTGGTCTTCTTCTTACCGCAATGAAGAGCAGGAGGGCGAGATCATGGAAGTACGGCACAG GGTGGCTCAGAGGTCTTACCGCGGACTATGGTGTGCCTTTGATGGTCTTGTTGTGGACGGCCATGTCATACGCTGTCCCCAACAAGGTTCCTTctggagttccaaggaggctcttCAGTCCTCTTCCATGGGAAGCCAAATCTTTGTACCATTGGACTGTTGCAAAG GATATGCTGTCTGTTCCTCCAGTATACATCTTCGCTGCCATCATACCTGCATTGATGGTCGCAGGACTCTACTTCTTCGACCACAGCGTCGCCTCCCAGATGGCACAGCAGAAGGAGTTCAATCTGAAGAAACCCTCCGCCTACCACTACGACATTTTGGTCCTCGGCTTCATG GTTCTGGTTTGTGGGTTGCTCGGAATCCCCCCTTCCAATGGCGTCCTCCCTCAGTCCCCCATGCACACCAAGAGCCTTGCTGTCCTCAAGAGGCGG ATAATCCGCAAGAAGATGGTGGAGACTGCCAAGGAGAGCATAAGGCAGCAAGCGACCAACTCGGAGATGTATGGGAAGATGCAAGAGGTGTTCGTCAAAATGGACGAGGGGTCTACG AGCATCTCGATCGATAAAGAACTGAAGAACTTGAAGGACGCAGTCATGGGCAACGGCGCCGGCGGAGACGATTCCAAGGGAGCGTTCGATCCGGAGAAGCACATCGACGCCCACTTGCCTGTTCGGGTCAACGAGCAAAGAGTGACCAACCTCCTGCAGTCGCTGCTCGTGGGTGCTTGCCTTGCAGCCATGCCCGTCATCAAGATGATACCCACATCCGTCCTCTGGGGTTACTTCGCTTACATGGCCATCGACAGTCTGCCCGGAAACCAGTTCTGGGAGCGGACACTGCTTCTGCTCATCACTCCCAGCCGGCGTTACAA GGTCTTGGAAGGGATGCATGCTTCGTTCGTGGAATCGGTTCCCTTCAGGCAGATCGCTGCCTTCACGATCTTCCAGTTCCTTTACCTGCTGCTGTGCTTTGGGGTGACATGGATACCCATAGCAGGAATCCTCTTCCCATTGCCATTCTTCGTCCTGCTCAGCATCAGACAGCACGTCCTCCCCAAGTTCTTCCATCCGCACCATCTCTGGGAGCTGGACGCGGCTGAGTACGATGAGATCGCCGGCACCCCTCGCCGCGCTCGCAGCTTTTCGTTTAAG GAAGGAGAAGCGTCGACGTCGGACAGCGATGACGGCCGTGTGGAAGTGTGCGACGCTGAGATACTGGACGACCTCACCACCCACAGAGGCGAACTCAAGCATCGAAACAAGAGCTTCAACGATGACAGGTTCCACCAG GTTCATCCCGATAAGAACACGCAGATCGGATGA